A genomic stretch from Aedes albopictus strain Foshan chromosome 2, AalbF5, whole genome shotgun sequence includes:
- the LOC115254099 gene encoding cuticle protein 3, with protein MYSKLIVLSALVAISLAAPQKRFTPGGLESQAVILSQDQNLEPNGAYSYRYETSNGISAQQTSYDGANGAGEYSYTGPDGVQYRVAYTADTYGFQPQGAHLPVEPPVPDHVLKGLEDIRRSPPKDPGFNLAALDATIARLRNTLG; from the exons ATGTATAGCAAATTG ATAGTACTATCAGCTCTGGTAGCAATCAGTTTAGCTGCACCACAAAAACGATTTACTCCAGGAGGCCTCGAGTCCCAAGCAGTAATTCTATCCCAGGACCAAAACCTCGAACCAAATGGTGCTTACAGTTATCGATATGAAACGAGTAATGGAATATCCGCCCAGCAAACCAGTTATGATGGTGCCAACGGTGCTGGTGAATATTCCTACACGGGCCCTGATGGAGTGCAATATCGAGTAGCATACACTGCCGATACTTATGGGTTCCAGCCTCAGGGAGCTCATCTTCCAGTAGAACCACCAGTACCAGACCACGTCCTCAAGGGGCTGGAAGATATCCGCCGCAGTCCACCAAAGGATCCTGGATTCAACCTGGCTGCCCTCGATGCAACCATTGCTCGGCTTCGCAACACTCTTGGCTAa